Proteins co-encoded in one Oreochromis aureus strain Israel breed Guangdong linkage group 3, ZZ_aureus, whole genome shotgun sequence genomic window:
- the LOC116329592 gene encoding tripartite motif-containing protein 16-like, whose amino-acid sequence MAQKGVQLDRETFSCSICLDLLKDPVTTACGHSYCMNCIKTHFDEEDSKGIHSCPQCRKTFTPRPVLEKNTMLAALVEQLKKTGLQAAPADHCYAGPEDVACDFCTGRKLKAIKSCLVCLASYCEKHLQPHYDAAPLKKHKLVAPSKKLQENICSRHDEVMKIFCRTDQQSICYLCLMDEHKGHETVPAAAERTEKQKELEVRRLNIQQRIQEREKDVKLLQQEVEAINGSADKAVEDSEKMFTELIRLIQKRSSDVKQQVRSQQETEVSRVKELQEKLEQEIAELKRKDGELEQLSHTEDHNQFLHNYPSLSALSESTHSSSIKFRPLRYFEDVTAAVSETRDKLQDILREEWTNISLTVTEVDVLLSPTEPKTRAEFLKCSCEITLDPNTANTHLLLSDGNRKVTFMMFKQSYYHRDKFTECYQVLSRESLTGRCYWEVEWRGGAVRIAVAYKNISRAGTGNECLFGNNDRSWALYCDTNRYIFLHNDVQTVLSGPRSSRVGVYLDHRAGILSFYSVSETMTLLHRVQTTFTQPLYAGLWTWKDGATAELIHFK is encoded by the coding sequence ATGGCACAGAAAGGAGTTCAGCTGGACCGAGAAACCTTctcttgttccatctgtttggatctactgaaggatccggtgactacagcctgtggacacagctactgcatgaaCTGCATTAAAACCCACTTTGATGAAGAGGACAGTAAgggaatccacagctgccctcagtgcaggaagactttcacaccgaggcctgtcctggagaaaaacaccatgttagcagctttagtggagcagctgaagaagactggactccaagctgctccagctgatcactgctatgctggacctgaagatgtggcctgtgatttctgcactgggaggaagctgaaagcCATCAAGTCCTGTTTAGTCTGTCTGGcctcttactgtgagaaacacctccaacctcactatgatgcagctccattaaagaaacacaagctggtggccccctccaagaagctccaggagaacatctgctctcgtcatgatgaggtgatgaagattttctgtcgtactgatcagcagagtatctgttatctctgcttgatggatgaacataaaggccatgaaacagtcccagctgcagcagaaaggactgagaagcagaaggagctcgaggtgagacgactaaacatccagcagagaatccaggagcgagagaaagatgtgaagctgcttcaacaggaggtggaggccatcaatggctctgctgataaagcagtggaggacagtgagaagatgttcactgagctgatccgtctcatccagaaaagaagctctgatgtgaagcagcaggtcagatcccagcaggaaactgaagtgagtcgagtcaaagagcttcaggagaagctggagcaggagatcgctgagctgaagaggaaagacggcgagctggagcagctctcacacacagaggatcacaaccagtttctacacaactacccctcactgtcagcactcagtgagtctacacACTCATCCAGTATCAAATTTCGTCCTCTGAGgtactttgaggatgtgacagcagctgtgtcagagaccagagataaactacaggacattctgagagaggaatggacaaacatctcactgacagtcactgaagtggatgttttactgtcaccaacagagccaaagaccagagctgaattcttaaaatgttcatgtgaaatcacactggatccaaacacagcaaacacacatctgTTATTATCTGATGGGAACAGAAAAGTAACATTCATGATGTTCAAACAGTCTTATTATCATCGAGACAAATTCACTGAATGTTATCAggtcctgagtagagagagtctgactgggcgttgttactgggaggtggagtggagaggtGGAGCAGTTCGTATAGCAGTTGCATACAAGAATATCAGCAGAGCAGGGACGGGCAATGAATGTTTATTTGGAAACAATGACAGATCTTGGGCATTATATTGTGACACAAACAGATATATATTTCTGCACAACGATGTCCAAACTGTCCTCTCAGGTCCTCGgtcctccagagtaggagtgtacctggatcacagagcaggtattctgtctttctacagcgtctctgaaaccatgactctcctccacagagtccagaccacattcactcagccgctctatgctggactttGGACTTGGAAAGATGGGGCCACTGCAGAGTTGATTCATTTCAAATAG